A stretch of Aspergillus nidulans FGSC A4 chromosome VI DNA encodes these proteins:
- a CDS encoding putative glycosyl hydrolase (transcript_id=CADANIAT00009685) produces MKWTTACLAPLLGLAAAGSKAQIGQHVIFSYPGETPPEHLFDLIRAGEVGGVIIFGENVTEDLPETIERFLSTYRESPAYNGTPLLIMTDQEGGQIRRLPGAPEQTAREVGDSSDPFAAAGEMGAGAAETLTSYNMNANLAPVLAVYREEGDFTDRYGRSYSNNATVVSGCAAQFVENQQGANVLATAKHFPGLGAAATEENTDERPVTIDISLDEIRTVDEVPYHDVIQAGVAMIMPSWAIYPALDAERPAGMSSRWIQEELRGRLGYDGVIITDAIEAGSLGAFGDDNNRALLAKKAGVDLLLASGRNVTQGESIVAALDAALESGELSQDELDASKSRQAWQLDHLAVVLIIREGIQVDMSSMQSNCFFTVSLAQRLEEKASNSVHLYSDPPPALECPSTRLQEPECQGYYRAQFVWEEPGHFRLVRVDRTAGGIEDPPVAHYTRRSCSVFTYSLRRCGD; encoded by the exons ATGAAGTGGACAACAGCCTGTCTCGCCCCCCTGCTCGGACTCGCTGCGGCCGGGTCTAAAGCCCAGATTGGGCAGCATGTGATATTCTCCTACCCTGGCGAAACGCCCCCAGAGCACCTCTTTGATCTCATCAGAGCAGGTGAAGTCGGCGgggtcatcatcttcggcgaGAATGTTACTGAGGACCTCCCTGAGACCATCGAGCGGTTCCTCTCGACTTACCGCGAGAGCCCAGCGTACAACGGGACACCCCTCCTGATCATGACCGACCAGGAAGGAGGGCAAATCCGTCGTCTCCCGGGCGCGCCAGAGCAAACAGCGCGAGAAGTTGGCGACTCATCGGACCCTTTTGCGGCAGCTGGTGAGATGGGCGCAGGCGCAGCGGAAACGCTGACGAGCTACAACATGAACGCAAACCTGGCGCCCGTCCTGGCTGTTTATCGAGAGGAGGGTGATTTCACGGATCGCTATGGAAGATCGTACAGCAATAATGCGACAGTGGTGTCGGGCTGTGCGGCGCAGTTCGTCGAGAATCAGCAGGGAGCGAATGTCCTTGCGACAGCGAAGCATTTCCCCGGCTTGGGGGCAGCCGCGACAGAGGAGAACACGGATGAACGACCAGTGACGATCGATATATCGCTTGACGAAATCCGTACAGTTGATGAGGTACCGTATCATGATGTGATACAGGCCGGGGTAGCCATGATCATGCCGTCGTGGGCGATCTACCCGGCGCTCGACGCCGAGCGGCCGGCTGGGATGAGCTCGCGCTGGATTCAGGAGGAATTGCGCGGGCGACTGGGGTATGATGGGGTGATTATTACTGATGCAATTGAGGCAGGGTCGTTGGGGGCATTTggcgacgacaacaacagggcgctgttggcgaagaaggctggagtggacctgcttcttgCGTCGGGGAGGAATGTCACCCAGGGGGAGAGCATTGTTGCTGCCTTGGACGCTGCGCTGGAGAGCGGAGAGTTGTCGCAGGATGAATTGGATGCGTCAA AATCGAGGCAGGCCTGGCAGTTAGATCATCTAGCAGTAGTGCTCATTATTCGAGAGGGCATCCAAGTAGACATGAGCTCAATGCAATCCAA CTGTTTCTTCACCGTGTCTCTGGCACAGCGTCTCGAAGAGAAGGCTAGTAACTCAGTTCATCTCTATTCCGATCCCCCGCCCGCTCTTGAGTGCCCATCAACTAGGCTTCAGGAGCCTGAATGTCAGGGATACTACCGGGCTCAATTCGTCTGGGAGGAACCCGGGCATTTCAGGCTGGTCCGAGTAGATCGAACAGCTGGAGGCATAGAAGATCCACCCGTTGCTCATTACACAAGAAGATCTTGCAGCGTATTCACCTACTCGCTACGGCGCTGCGGTGACTGA
- a CDS encoding isoleucine--tRNA ligase ISM1 (transcript_id=CADANIAT00009683), whose amino-acid sequence MSELPRTLARSWSSTLKLPKSTFPARVTPTDQTKYLKRCTDDLYAWQRRERPADRLFVLHDGPPYANGDLHVGHALNKILKDIICRVQLGAGKRVRYVPGWDCHGLPIELKALEARKDAREEGGIVDAAVTRKVARNLAEKTVKKQMNGFRSFVVMADWENHWKTMDKDFEKRQLGIFREMVEKGLIYRRFKPVYWSPSTGTALAEAELEYKDDHVSTAAFVKFPLVTVPSHLKRDPLLQGKDISAVIWTTTPWTLPANAAIAIHPLFQYTIVESAAHGYLLVAQSRLEYLEFVLKEDLSVIVPSILGSELVDNTTYQPLFKAANSEPQPLIAADFVTADSGTGLVHCAPGHGMEDYEACLSRGILAFAPVDDHGKFTDLAMPDDPKRLSGKSVLADGNVAVLEYIESQGQLLFQHRYGHRYPYDWRSKQPIIIRATEQWFADVADIQSSALKALDDVQFVPAAGRQRLENFVKNRSEWCISRQRAWGVPIPALYHQGTGEAVLTKDSVSHIMSVIDERGINAWWTDDANDPSWIPPALRETSSSGYRRGTDTMDVWFDSGTSWAEVETPYGEHGRPADVYLEGSDQHRGWFQSGLLTYVAHQLASGQTDAPRAPFKTLITHGFTLDEEGRKMSKSIGNVMEPQDIMAGTLLPPLKQKKGKKQGGDGKPVYDALGPDALRLWAASSDYTRDVVMGKQVLQTVHTSLHKYRVTFKLLLGALSDFRPENKVQYDQLLLVDRIALLHLSEMTLAARTACEKFEFYKAVSAVNRWANLEFSAFYMEAIKDRLYTYAENSPSRRAAQTTLFHIYQHLQEVLGPITPLLVEETWEHTPEALKAAFEHPLRRTVSKPDPQWQDPSLSGDYQEIVTVHSAIKSMLEKARGNKQTGSSLQSFVHIQLPNTATQSVLQRKLEELPDIFVVSSVTLTGSEEALPDTIASADWQYSEEFELPIGGKGRVYVYSPQASKCPRCWRYVIPQAEAAADKACNRCEEVVQGLNGSA is encoded by the coding sequence ATGTCCGAACTGCCGCGGACGCTGGCGCGGTCGTGGTCGTCGACCCTAAAGCTGCCAAAGTCGACGTTCCCGGCGCGTGTGACTCCGACCGATCAGACAAAATACCTAAAGCGATGCACCGACGACCTCTATGCCTGGCAACGTCGTGAAAGGCCTGCCGATCGACTGTTTGTCCTCCACGATGGCCCTCCCTACGCGAATGGCGACCTTCACGTCGGTCACGCCCTCAATAAAATATTGAAGGACATAATATGCCGTGTACAACTCGGTGCGGGAAAGAGGGTGCGCTACGTGCCGGGCTGGGACTGTCATGGATTGCCCATCGAACTGAAGGCCCTGGAGGCGCGAAAGGATGCCCGAGAAGAGGGCGGAATTGTTGATGCTGCCGTCACGAGAAAAGTCGCGCGAAACCTGGCAgagaagacggtgaagaaACAGATGAACGGATTCCGGAGTTTTGTGGTAATGGCGGACTGGGAAAATCATTGGAAAACTATGGACAAGGATTTCGAAAAGCGGCAACTTGGTATCTTTCGCGAAATGGTGGAGAAGGGTCTCATTTACCGGAGGTTCAAACCGGTGTACTGGTCGCCTTCAACGGGCACGGCGCTTGCGGAGGCAGAGCTTGAGTATAAAGATGATCATGTTTCTACAGCTGCCTTTGTGAAGTTCCCGCTGGTTACAGTTCCTTCGCATCTGAAGCGGGACCCATTGCTGCAAGGAAAAGATATCAGTGCTGTCATCTGGACTACGACCCCATGGACACTTCCGGCTAATGCTGCTATTGCTATACACCCTTTGTTCCAATACACAATTGTCGAATCGGCAGCTCATGGTTATCTACTCGTCGCACAATCTCGGTTAGAGTATCTTGAATTTGTTCTGAAAGAAGACCTCTCCGTGATTGTGCCATCGATTCTCGGCTCAGAGCTCGTGGACAACACTACGTATCAGCCCCTGTTTAAAGCGGCGAATTCGGAACCGCAGCCGCTCATTGCTGCGGACTTCGTGACCGCTGACTCAGGCACAGGGCTAGTCCATTGTGCCCCTGGGCATGGTATGGAGGACTACGAAGCCTGTCTTAGCCGCGGAATCCTAGCATTTGCCCCGGTTGATGACCATGGAAAGTTCACCGATCTCGCAATGCCTGATGACCCGAAACGATTGAGTGGCAAAAGCGTGCTGGCCGATGGGAATGTTGCTGTACTCGAGTACATTGAGTCACAAGGGCAACTCCTTTTTCAGCACCGCTACGGACACCGGTACCCGTATGATTGGAGATCAAAGCAACCGATCATCATTAGGGCTACTGAACAATGGTTCGCCGATGTGGCCGATATCCAAAGCAGTGCACTAAAGGCTCTCGATGATGTCCAATTCGTACCGGCGGCGGGCCGGCAACGGCTGGAGAACTTTGTGAAGAACAGAAGTGAATGGTGTATCTCCCGTCAACGCGCTTGGGGTGTCCCCATCCCCGCTCTTTATCATCAAGGTACGGGAGAGGCTGTACTTACCAAAGACAGCGTTTCCCATATTATGAGTGTTATTGATGAACGTGGGATCAACGCATGGTGGACCGACGATGCCAATGATCCCTCTTGGATCCCGCCCGCGTTGAGAGAAACCTCAAGTTCTGGCTATAGACGCGGGACGGATACAATGGACGTTTGGTTCGACAGCGGTACTAGTTGGGCAGAAGTTGAAACCCCTTACGGTGAACATGGTCGTCCCGCAGATGTTTATCTCGAGGGTAGCGATCAACACCGCGGATGGTTCCAGTCGGGACTTCTCACCTATGTCGCACACCAGCTTGCTTCCGGCCAGACTGACGCGCCTCGTGCTCCATTCAAGACCCTGATTACCCATGGCTTCACGCTTGACGAGGAGGGACGAAAGATGAGCAAATCCATTGGCAACGTCATGGAACCCCAGGACATCATGGCCGGCACTCTTCTACCTCcactgaagcagaaaaagggaaaaaagcAAGGGGGGGATGGGAAACCCGTTTACGACGCTTTAGGTCCGGACGCTCTTCGATTGTGGGCCGCAAGCAGTGACTACACTCGCGACGTTGTCATGGGCAAGCAAGTTCTACAAACAGTCCATACCAGTTTGCACAAGTACCGCGTTACTTTTAAGCTACTCCTTGGTGCCCTTTCGGACTTCCGCCCAGAAAATAAGGTTCAGTATGATCAACTTCTGCTGGTGGATCGAATCGCCCTTCTACACCTCTCAGAAATGACGCTTGCAGCGCGAACTGCCTGCGAGAAGTTTGAATTCTACAAGGCAGTCAGTGCTGTCAATCGATGGGCGAACCTCGAGTTCTCTGCTTTTTAcatggaagccatcaaaGACCGCCTGTATACTTATGCCGAAAACAGTCCTAGCAGACGGGCTGCTCAAACGACACTGTTTCACATTTACCAACATCTACAGGAAGTCCTAGGTCCCATTACACCGTTATTGGTGGAGGAAACTTGGGAGCACACCCCGGAGGCGCTCAAGGCCGCATTTGAGCACCCTCTGAGACGCACTGTCTCGAAACCTGACCCACAATGGCAGGACCCGTCCCTGAGTGGAGACTATCAGGAGATCGTCACGGTCCACTCCGCTATCAAGAGTATGCTGGAGAAGGCAAGAGGAAACAAGCAGACCGGCTCATCCTTGCAATCTTTCGTGCATATCCAGCTCCCGAACACTGCTACCCAATCTGTGCTCCAACGAAAGCTGGAAGAGCTCCCTGATATCTTTGTCGTCTCCTCAGTCACGCTTACCGGTAGCGAAGAAGCCCTTCCCGACACGATAGCGAGCGCCGATTGGCAGTATAGCGAAGAGTTTGAACTTCCGATCGGTGGGAAAGGAAGAGTGTATGTTTACAGCCCGCAGGCATCCAAGTGCCCTCGATGCTGGCGGTACGTCATCCCGCAAGCAGAGGCCGCCGCGGACAAGGCGTGCAATCGCTGTGAAGAAGTCGTCCAGGGACTAAATGGATCTGCGTGA
- a CDS encoding proline permease PrnB (transcript_id=CADANIAT00009686) — MSYHGFRYVSRSLGFAMGYLYWYSLGILVPYEIVAASLVIDYWPNGVPLAAWITIMLVVIVVLNYMPVGIYGETEFWFAGIKIITLIGLLLLSFILFWGGGPNRQRLGFHYWKDPGAMNTYLVTSNENTGRFIGLLQCIVKSAIAFIFAPELIIVTAGEMESPRRNVPKAGRRYIYRLVIFYLLGALAIGVICSSQDQALLTGDTNNASASPFVAAIQNAGIPVLRHIVNAAILTSAWSAGNSFLYMSSRSLYGLAVSGNAPSIFKSCNRFGVPWLAVTVSALFSLLSYLAVSSGSYTVFNWLINFTNTSGFISWICCCIVYFRFNAAIKAQGVEKPYSSRLQPYGIWVGLSFAIFLLLINGFTCFFPQNWSAANFFTAYIGIPAFALLYVGHRIWFWSDPWAWKSTEVDLQTGLQEILAAEKPARPRDTIGRKLMALVE, encoded by the coding sequence ATGTCTTACCACGGCTTTCGGTACGTGAGCCGTAGTCTCGGCTTTGCGATGGGGTATCTGTATTGGTACAGCTTGGGTATCTTGGTCCCCTACGAAATCGTCGCCGCCTCGCTAGTGATTGATTACTGGCCGAACGGTGTGCCTTTGGCTGCTTGGATCACTATCATGCTGGTTGTCATTGTGGTCTTGAATTATATGCCTGTTGGAATATACGGAGAGACCGAGTTCTGGTTTGCTGGGATCAAGATCATCACCCTCATCGGGCTGTTACTGTTGAGTTTCATCCTTTTCTGGGGCGGCGGGCCGAATCGACAACGATTGGGATTCCATTACTGGAAGGATCCTGGGGCGATGAACACGTACCTCGTTACCTCAAATGAGAACACAGGAAGGTTCATCGGGTTGTTACAGTGCATCGTCAAGTCCGCCATCGCATTCATCTTTGCCCCGGaactcatcatcgtcacAGCTGGAGAGATGGAGTCGCCGAGACGGAACGTGCCCAAGGCTGGGAGGAGATATATTTATCGACTCGTGATATTCTATCTCCTCGGCGCCCTCGCGATTGGCGTCATCTGCTCGAGTCAGGACCAGGCACTCCTCACGGGCGACACGAACAACGCCTCCGCGTCCCCATTCGTTGCAGCAATCCAGAACGCAGGCATACCTGTTCTCCGCCACATTGTCAACGCGGCGATTCTGACATCAGCATGGTCGGCAGGCAACTCGTTCCTGTACATGTCCAGCCGTAGCTTGTACGGTCTTGCTGTATCGGGGAACGCACCGAGCATATTCAAGTCGTGCAACAGATTTGGTGTTCCATGGCTTGCTGTCACTGTGTCTGCgcttttttctctcctctcatACCTCGCCGTTTCTTCCGGCAGCTACACCGTCTTCAACTGGCTTATCAACTTCACCAACACGTCAGGCTTCATCTCCTggatctgctgctgcatcgtGTACTTTCGGTTTAACGCCGCTATCAAGGCTCAGGGTGTGGAGAAGCCTTACTCGTCTCGCCTGCAACCCTATGGAATCTGGGTCGGATTATCTTTTGCCATTTTTCTGCTACTGATCAACGGCTTCACATGTTTCTTCCCGCAAAATTGGTCAGCAGCGAACTTCTTCACAGCGTACATCGGCATCCCGGCGTTTGCGCTGCTTTATGTCGGACATCGCATCTGGTTCTGGAGCGACCCGTGGGCTTGGAAGAGCACCGAGGTGGATTTGCAGACCGGGCTGCAGGAGATCCTTGCGGCTGAGAAGCCGGCGAGGCCGCGTGACACAATCGGGAGAAAGCTAATGGCGTTGGTTGAGTGA
- the nopA gene encoding protein nopA (transcript_id=CADANIAT00009684), which produces MRPAPGPVASATHGLVEEPSLSPTSKQIGIANMIEDALKKTVTVTQTLTETVTKAVPSHDPTSSWTTTTSVAPIPTVIPDHPTFQAVDTAAKRTLWVVTVLMALSSLVFYILSNRVQLPKRVIHYLVATATTVSFIIYLALATGQGMDWKYDTYNHKHKHVPDTEYGIVRQVLWLRYVNWFLTGPLILASLTLLSGLPGASLFAAIVADWVMLGTGLFGTYAPNTSRKWIWFALSAIAFITLIYHIGIKGTRAANNRDSHTRRLFSAIASVALLAKALYPITLAAGPLSLKLGLTGETILFAIHDIVIQGILGYWLVIANDAATGTNLYVDGFWSSGLGNEGAIRINEEEGA; this is translated from the exons ATGCGTCCAGCCCCGGGTCCAGTAGCATCGGCTACGCACGGCTTAGTGGAGGAACCATCATTATCGCCCACCTCGAAACAGATCGGTATAGCAAATATGATCGAAGACGCGCTGAAAAAGACTGTCACAGTCACGCAGACTCTGACCGAGACCGTCACCAAGGCCGTTCCTTCGCACGACCCGACCTCATCATGGACTACGACCACCTCGGTGGCTCCTATCCCCACAGTAATTCCGGACCATCCAACCTTCCAGGCGGTTGATACTGCTGCCAAGCGGACATTATG GGTTGTTACAGTGCTCATGGCGCTTTCGTCTCTGGTTTTCTACATTCTCAGCAATCGCGTACAGCTA CCAAAACGTGTCATTCACTACCTAGTCGCTACCGCAACCACAGTTTCATTTATCATCTATCTTGCTCTTGCTACGGGACAGGGCATGGACTGGAAATACGATACATATAACCACAAGCACAAGCACGTTCCGGACACTGAATATGGAATCGTCCGCCAGGTCCTTTGGTTGCGCTATGTCAATTGGTTCCTTACCGGACCCCTGATTCTCGCAAGCTTGACCCTCCTCTCCGGCCTCCCTGGCGCGTCGCTCTTTGCTGCCATTGTAGCCGATTGGGTAATGCTGGGAACTGGCCTTTTCGGCACTTATGCTCCCAACACATCGCGCAAGTGGATCTGGTTCGCTCTCAGTGCGATTGCTTTCATCACTCTCATCTATCATATCGGCATCAAGGGAACCAGAGCCGCGAACAACCGGGACTCGCACACCCGCCGACTCTTCTCGGCTATCGCAAGTGTGGCACTTCTGGCCAAGGCTTTGTACCCGAT TACCCTGGCTGCTGGCCCGCTCTCTCTCAAGCTTGGCCTCACTGGAGAGACCATCCTCTTTGCCATTCACGATATCGTCATCCAAGGAATCCTCGGGTACTGGCTTGTCATTGCAAATGATGCTGCTACTGGAAC CAACCTCTATGTAGACGGCTTTTGGTCTAGCGGACTCGGCAACGAGGGAGCAATCCGCATtaacgaggaagagggcgcTTAA